Genomic segment of Geovibrio ferrireducens:
CTGACGCACCTGCGAGTAGTTTTTTGCATCCATGACTTTTCTCCTGCCATTTAATGTACAACTATATGTACAAATGTCAACCTATGTCCTGACAGTAAAAAACCGCACATCCTGCCCTTGTGTTCATGTCGGCAGTCTTTAATCAGCTATTTCAAAATCCCCCTCAATCCCCCTTTAAAAAAGGGGGAAGCTATTGCAGATAAGGACAAAAACACCCTCCTTTAATAAAGGAGGGCGGGGGAGGATTTTAAAGAATCCATCCATGGAGCTGACCTGACAGTAAAAAACCGCACATCCTGTCGGTTTTTTACACACGCTCGCACCGTGATAAACACGGCTTCGCTACGCACGGCGCAGTTCCATCCATGGAACTTGTTTCCGCTTATTTCGTTTTCATCGTGAGTGAGACTCGTCCCCTATCCTTGTCCACGGAGAGAACACGCACATGGACATTATCGCCGACGGAGACTATGTCGGACGGGTGTTTCACAAACTTGTCCGCAAGGTGGGAGATGTGCACGAGGCCGTCATTTTTCAGACCGAGGTCAACAAACGCGCCGAAATCAACCACGTTAGTCACCTTACCCTGAAGCGTCATCCCCTCTTTTATGTCCTCAAGGTTGACCACGCCCTTCTTGAATATAACGGGATCAAGGCTGTCCCTTATATCTCTGTCCGGCCTTTCAAGGTTTTCCAGAATATCTTTCATGGTAAATTCGCCGAGGCCTGTTTCATCCGCTATCTTTTTGGCATTTTTATTCTTGAGGGCAAGGCGGATGAGCTCCGTATTTCTTAATGATATATTAAGCTTGTTCAGAAGCGAATAAGTTGCCTCGTAGCTTTCCGGGTGTATGAACATAGCGTCCATAGGCTCCTCACCGTCATAAACCTTGAGGAAACCCGCGCACTGGAGGAAGGTCTGCTGGCCTATGCCGTCCACTTCCATAAGCTGTCTGCGGCTCATGAAGCGGCCTATCTTTTCACGCAGGGCTACAATCTTCTCAGCGGTGCTTTTTGTGAGCCCCGCCACATACTGGAGCAGTGACGGGCTTGCGGTGTTGAGATCCACACCGACGCTGTTCACCACGTCCTCAACGACGTTTTCAAGGCTTTCACCAAGCTTTTTCGGGTTAACATCATGCTGATACATCCCGACACCTATTGAGCGGGGCTCTATCTTCACAAGCTCGCTGAGCGGGTCTATAACCCTTCTGGCGATAGAGATTGCACCTCTGATGGTGACATCAAGCTCAGGAAATTCCTTCGCGGCAACCTCGCCCGCCGAGTAAACCGATGCGCCCGCCTCGCTGACGATGGTATATGTTATTTTAAGTTCCTTGTCTTTAATGAGTTCCGCCACGAACTCCTCTGTTTCACGGCTGCCTGTGCCGTTACCGATCGCAACAGCAGTTACGCCGCATTTCTCCATGGATTTAAGGAAAAGCCTGCGGCTCCCCTCCACATCCTCCTGCGGCTTGGTGGGGTACATCACCCCCCAGTCCAGAAGTCTGCCCGTTTCGTCCACAACGGCGAACTTGCAGCCTGTTCTGTATGCGGGGTCTATACCCATTATCACCTTGCCCTTAACCTTCGGAGTCAGCAGAAGGCTTTTAAGGTTTTTCGCAAAAACATCTATCGCCTTAAGTTCAGCCTCGTCCCTCAGAGTGGAGCGGAGATCAAGCTCGGCGGAAACGCTGATCGTCTTTTTGAGGGCAGTGTTTGCGCATTTCAGGGTGATGCTGTTCAGCTTCATCCCCTTCTGGGCTGAGATTCCCGTTACAGCCGCAAGACAAAGCTCCTCATCGGGATTGAGCTTCACCTTGAGAATCTTCTCCCTCTCTCCCCTGAAAATGGCAAGAACCCTGTGGGGCGGCAGTGTGGTTATCTTCTCTTCGTATTCGTAGTAATCCTCATAGGACGTTCTTTCCGTAACCTCTTTGCGCTTCTCGCAGGAGACAACTGTGGTGGAGGAATAAAGCTCGCGGATTCTGGTTCTTACATCAGGGTCACGGCCTATGTCTTCGGTGATAATATCTGTCGCCATCTCTATGGCTGCGGGAACATCAGCCACGGCTTCGTTTATGTATTTCGCCGCTTCCGCCTCAAGGCCTTTTAAGTCCTCAGCGGCTCTTATATAATCCGCCAGCGGAAGAAGCCCCGCCTCACGGGCTATGTCCCCTTTGGTTTTACGCTTGGATTTGTACGGAGCGTACAGGTCTTCCACATCCTTAAGGGTTTCTGCGGCGCGGATCGCTTTTTCAAGCTCAGGCGTGAGCTTTTCACGCTCTCTTATGGCCTCGATGACCTCTTCCTTTCTCTTTTCGAGGTTCACTATGTATTCGTATCTTTCGATAACCGCCCTTATCTCCTCCGCCTCCATACCGCCTGTCATTTCCTTTCTGTAGCGGGCGATGAACGGAACCGTGTTACCTTCGAGATGAAGCTCGATAAGGTTTTTCACATTGCTGAGTCTGAGCGAAAATTCACTTGCAACTTTTTCGATGAACATATTCTACCTTTAAATAAATTTTTTATACCCACAGCAGCAGGTAATACCAAGCTGCTGCTGTGATGAAGGAAAGAGGTATGCCTACCCCAACCATCAGTGCCGTAAGAGGCCTGTCAAGATCATTTTCCGCTGCGATTATGCTCGCTGTGATCATGGGAGCCATGGCCGCCTCAAACACAGTAACCTGAATGGCCTGCCCGCGCGCACCGAACACAAAAACATACAGCAGAAATATGACAAGCGGAGCGATAATTAGTTTATAAAAAAGACCTAAGCTAAGCCTGCCGTATGCGGTTTTTATATCCCCCAAGTGAAGCTGAAAACCAACTGAGGCAAGAGCCAGCGGTGTTATGGTTGCTCCCAGCGCACGGAGGAAGTCTATGAACCAGGGGGGAAAAACCACAGGCTTGAGTATCAGTGCCAGCGCCATAGCCTGAAAAGGGGGGAACATCAGCACTTTCTGGACTATTTCCCATGAGCTTACCCTGCCGGAGGCATATTTTGCCGCAACCATTATGCCCAGTGTGGATAGAACAAAGAATGAGCCCTGATCACACAAAACGCCTATGCCTATAAGCTCCTCACCATAAAAGGCGTTTATCATGGGGAAGCCCACGAATGAGGTGTTCCCCAGACCGCCCGAAAGCATAAGACAGCCGATAGTCCTGTCATTAAGCTTAAGCATTTTTCCGACAATGAGAAAAAAACCGGCGCCGAAGGCGAATACTATAATCCCCATGAGAGCGGGAAATATAAGACCAGAACTGAACTCAAGCTGGTGGATATAAAGCAGTGTAACGGCAGGGAATGTTATATTGATGATGAACTGGTTCAGAACATTGGCCGTTCCCGAAGGAAAGCGCCCGGAACGCTTCATCACTATTCCCATAATGAAGCTGTAGAGCATTACAAGCATATTCACCATATCAGAGCCCGCTTATAAGTCGAAATCAGCCCAGACCGGGCAGTGATCAGACGGGGAGTTCATCCCCCTTGTTTCGTAATCTATCCCCGCACCCACAGTAAGCCCTGCCAGAGCGGGGCTCACAAGCACAGTATCTATACGCAGGCCGCGTTTAGGCTCACGCTCGAAGCCTTTGCTTCTGTAGTCAAACCATGAGAAAAGCTCAGCAGATTCAGGGTGGATTATGCGGTAGCTGTCCTGCATGCCGAGGGAGAAAAACATACTCATCCACTCCCTCTCCTCAGGAAGAAAACAGCATTTGCCCTCTTTCAGCCATCTTTTCATGCTGTCAGCCCCTATGCCGACATCCAAGTCCGTGTAAGCCACATTAAAATCACCAGCAAGGGCATAAAGATCAGTCTCTTTGAAGTTTGTTTTTATATATTCCGCCACTCCGGCGTAAAATTCGCGCTTCATGGTGAATTTTCTTTCGGTGTCCCTGCTCTCCCCCTGCGGGAAATAGCAGTTGATTACGCTCAGCATCCCCTTCGGCGTTTCAAAGCGGCACATTATAAAACGCTTCTGCTCACCTTCCGCCCTCAGCCCCTTTTCCACATAAACAGGCTTCTGTCCGGAGAGAACAGCAACTCCGTAATGGGTTTTCTGTCCGTAATATTCGCTGTGAAATCCCATCCCGGCGAACTCAGAAGCAGGAAAAAACTCATCCTCCGTCTTGGTTTCCTGAAGCGCAATAATGTCCGCCCCGTTTGCCGAAGCAAAGGCAGCCACATGCTCAGTCCTCTTCCTGACGCTGTTAACATTAAATGAGACTAATTTCATAATCACTTCCTTACTTTCAGCTTTTCAGTTTACTAAATTTTGTCCATTATAATCAAGAGCGGTGTTTGAATTTGTGTTATAATAAAATCTGACACAAAGGGAGGAACATGAGAATACTTTACTTTCCGGGGCTTGCCCATGTGGTTGAGAGATCGGTAAATACAAAAAACAGCCTGAAATATATTCACCTCGCACGTCACTTCACTGTGGATATATACCCCTACAACCGGACTCCGGAACTCTCTGATGCGGAAGACTATGATGCTGTTGTCGGCTCATCCTTCGGCGGTTACTTTGCTCTCAATATGGCGGCGCAGAAAAACATGACAGGGATAGCGGTTAATCCGTCATTCTATCTGGACAAACGCATACGCATGCTGAAAATCACGGGTGACGGACTTGACCATATCGACGAGGAGAAGCTGATAAGCCTGAAATGCTCGGAATCACTGAAAA
This window contains:
- a CDS encoding Tex-like N-terminal domain-containing protein produces the protein MFIEKVASEFSLRLSNVKNLIELHLEGNTVPFIARYRKEMTGGMEAEEIRAVIERYEYIVNLEKRKEEVIEAIREREKLTPELEKAIRAAETLKDVEDLYAPYKSKRKTKGDIAREAGLLPLADYIRAAEDLKGLEAEAAKYINEAVADVPAAIEMATDIITEDIGRDPDVRTRIRELYSSTTVVSCEKRKEVTERTSYEDYYEYEEKITTLPPHRVLAIFRGEREKILKVKLNPDEELCLAAVTGISAQKGMKLNSITLKCANTALKKTISVSAELDLRSTLRDEAELKAIDVFAKNLKSLLLTPKVKGKVIMGIDPAYRTGCKFAVVDETGRLLDWGVMYPTKPQEDVEGSRRLFLKSMEKCGVTAVAIGNGTGSRETEEFVAELIKDKELKITYTIVSEAGASVYSAGEVAAKEFPELDVTIRGAISIARRVIDPLSELVKIEPRSIGVGMYQHDVNPKKLGESLENVVEDVVNSVGVDLNTASPSLLQYVAGLTKSTAEKIVALREKIGRFMSRRQLMEVDGIGQQTFLQCAGFLKVYDGEEPMDAMFIHPESYEATYSLLNKLNISLRNTELIRLALKNKNAKKIADETGLGEFTMKDILENLERPDRDIRDSLDPVIFKKGVVNLEDIKEGMTLQGKVTNVVDFGAFVDLGLKNDGLVHISHLADKFVKHPSDIVSVGDNVHVRVLSVDKDRGRVSLTMKTK
- a CDS encoding AEC family transporter, which codes for MVNMLVMLYSFIMGIVMKRSGRFPSGTANVLNQFIINITFPAVTLLYIHQLEFSSGLIFPALMGIIVFAFGAGFFLIVGKMLKLNDRTIGCLMLSGGLGNTSFVGFPMINAFYGEELIGIGVLCDQGSFFVLSTLGIMVAAKYASGRVSSWEIVQKVLMFPPFQAMALALILKPVVFPPWFIDFLRALGATITPLALASVGFQLHLGDIKTAYGRLSLGLFYKLIIAPLVIFLLYVFVFGARGQAIQVTVFEAAMAPMITASIIAAENDLDRPLTALMVGVGIPLSFITAAAWYYLLLWV
- the xthA gene encoding exodeoxyribonuclease III, with protein sequence MKLVSFNVNSVRKRTEHVAAFASANGADIIALQETKTEDEFFPASEFAGMGFHSEYYGQKTHYGVAVLSGQKPVYVEKGLRAEGEQKRFIMCRFETPKGMLSVINCYFPQGESRDTERKFTMKREFYAGVAEYIKTNFKETDLYALAGDFNVAYTDLDVGIGADSMKRWLKEGKCCFLPEEREWMSMFFSLGMQDSYRIIHPESAELFSWFDYRSKGFEREPKRGLRIDTVLVSPALAGLTVGAGIDYETRGMNSPSDHCPVWADFDL
- a CDS encoding YqiA/YcfP family alpha/beta fold hydrolase: MRILYFPGLAHVVERSVNTKNSLKYIHLARHFTVDIYPYNRTPELSDAEDYDAVVGSSFGGYFALNMAAQKNMTGIAVNPSFYLDKRIRMLKITGDGLDHIDEEKLISLKCSESLKKSGQNLHVFMNMDDDVIEPAGIKDACAEYGINFYPFKTGGHEAHNFEKDMLPRIIRILT